In Chondrinema litorale, the DNA window AGAACAAGAAGGAGAGTGTACTGGATTTTTTAAAGAACACAGTCGACTATTCTGACGATACAGCAATAAAAGAAAATATCATTATCCATCCTGATTTAGAACCCTTTATTTTCCCTCTTACTCAGGATGAATTTGGCCAACTAGAAACCAACATATTGGAAGAAGGTTGCCGCGACCCTTTGGTGGTTTGGAACTCACCAGACAACCAAAAAATATTGGTTGATGGCCATAACCGTATTAGAATTTGCCGCAAACACGGTTTAGATTTTAAGATAAGTAATAAGCATTTTAACGATATGCAGGCGGTTGAAAACTGGATGATTAACAACCAGCTTGGCCGTAGAAACCTGAACCCAGAGCAAATTGCCATATTGCGAGGCAGGCAGTATAACCAGTTAAAAAAAGGACATGGCGGACAGGTTTTTTTTAATACTGACCCGAGTGGACAATCTGACCACTCGGATGCAAAGACTTCCGAAAAGCTAGCTCAAGTCCATAAGGTAAGTGAAAAAACCATTAGACGCGATGGTAATTACTCTGCCGGTATGGATAAAATAAGAGCACAAAATGAGCAGTTATACAGCGATATTATTTCTAAAAAAGTAAAGGTAAAAAGAGATGATATTGAAAAGCTAGCAAAAGTTAGTGATGCTCAAATAGCAAGTGATATAGAAGCCCTTGCAAGTAGTTCTTCTACTAAATCAGCTCCTGTAAAAACAGAGGCGAAAACTACTCAAACAACAAAGTTGGAATCTGAAAAAAAGAAATTTGTTACACAGGCTGAGAAGCTTAAAAAGCTTGGTTTGAGTAAAAAAGAATTAAGGTCTTTACTAGATCAATTGTTTTAACAGAAAGCATCTTTGTAATGAGTGAAATTAAAATGTTTGAATCCAAAGAAATACGTTCTACTTTGCATGAGGGAGTATGGTTTTTTGCTGTGGCAGATGTTGTTGGCGTGCTTACCGAAAGTGTAAACTCGGGTGACTATTGGAGAAAGCTAAAACAAAGAGAGCCCCAACTCGTGACGAATTGTCACAAGTTGAAAATGCCAGCTTCAAATGGTAGAATGTATCAAATTGATTGTGCTAACAAAGAGAGTTTACTAAGAATTATTCAATCGGTGCCATCGCCAAAAGCTGAGCCGTTTAAAAAATGGCTGGCAAAAGTAGGTAATCAAGTATTAGATGAGAAAGCAAACAAAAGACTTGCTGCTCACCGAAAACTGAAAGAAACCCAAAACAGATTTTTGGATAATGTAAAAAACAGAGGTGTCGATGATGAGGGTTTTGTGAGAGTGATAAAAGCAGGAGATGATGCACTTTTTAACGAGTCTAATATGCATGAGAAATATGAGCTCGAAAAAGAAGAAAATATAGACGATTACATGCATGAATACTTGCTGCGAGGAAAAGACTTTGCAACAGCTATGACGCACTTTAACGTGCACCAAGCAGATTTGCAAGGAGAAGAAGATATTACAGATGAGCACAAATCTTCTAACAAACAAATTAGAGAAACCATCCAGAAAAGCTCCAAGATTAACCCCGAAGATATAAAAGCCCAAAAGAGTATTCACAAGCTAAAAGGAGGAGATAGTAAAGACAAAAAAGAGTTGGAAGAATAATTTGCATAAAGCTTTGCAATAGCTAATCATATCAGCCTATCATAGAATAATTATATTCTAAAATTAGAAAGTAAAAAAAATAACAAAGTATATCCTAGATTTTTATCATTCAGTGAATATTAGCTTTGTAATGATGATGTGCTAACAGATAATTTTCTAACTTTAGTTACCAGCCTTTCTTTCACAGCCTACCACAACAAAACATTATTTTTTACAAAATCCCCTTCATTATGAAAAATCTAGATTTGGTAAGTAGTCTTATTCTTCTATTTATACTTGGAGCTTGTACGCATCAAAATGAAAGCGCGGATAAGTTTAATAGTCCCGAAGGCATAAAAAATGCCATTGTGAAAGCCAATGATGAATTACTAAATAAAGGAA includes these proteins:
- a CDS encoding ParB N-terminal domain-containing protein; its protein translation is MKKNKKESVLDFLKNTVDYSDDTAIKENIIIHPDLEPFIFPLTQDEFGQLETNILEEGCRDPLVVWNSPDNQKILVDGHNRIRICRKHGLDFKISNKHFNDMQAVENWMINNQLGRRNLNPEQIAILRGRQYNQLKKGHGGQVFFNTDPSGQSDHSDAKTSEKLAQVHKVSEKTIRRDGNYSAGMDKIRAQNEQLYSDIISKKVKVKRDDIEKLAKVSDAQIASDIEALASSSSTKSAPVKTEAKTTQTTKLESEKKKFVTQAEKLKKLGLSKKELRSLLDQLF
- a CDS encoding BRO family protein — protein: MSEIKMFESKEIRSTLHEGVWFFAVADVVGVLTESVNSGDYWRKLKQREPQLVTNCHKLKMPASNGRMYQIDCANKESLLRIIQSVPSPKAEPFKKWLAKVGNQVLDEKANKRLAAHRKLKETQNRFLDNVKNRGVDDEGFVRVIKAGDDALFNESNMHEKYELEKEENIDDYMHEYLLRGKDFATAMTHFNVHQADLQGEEDITDEHKSSNKQIRETIQKSSKINPEDIKAQKSIHKLKGGDSKDKKELEE